Below is a genomic region from Mycolicibacterium neworleansense.
CGGCCATCCAGCGGCGGCGGGGGCAGCGGGTGCGGCGTACCGATGCGCTGCCGGGGAAACCACGGCAGCGGAGACGGCGAGCACGGACAACGGCATGCCTGCAACCGCTACACCGCTGAATTCGATGTTGATATCCATTGCGGGCACCCTCCTTCCGTCTCGTCACCAGAGCTGTGTTACGAGGCTAAAGCCTAACAGCCGAATCGCACAACCTATTTTCTACCTGCGGTTTTGGCGCAATCTTTACGAATTTTGGCGGCCCTTGACCAACTCGAGAACATCCGGGCCGTACTGCTCGAGCTTGCGTGCACCGATTCCGGGGAGAGCCACCAGCGCAGCCTCGTCGGCCGGCATCGACTCGGCGATGGCGATCAGGGTGTTGTCGGTGAACACCACATACGCCGGGACTTTCATCTCCTTTGAGACACGCAGCCGCCACTCCTTGAGTTCGGAGAGCAGCTCCTCGTCCAGGTCCGACGGGCAGGTTTCGCAGCGGCGCAACATAATCGCCGGCGGCGTCGTCAGGGCGGCATTGCATACCCGGCAGCGCGGCGCCGGACCACGCTGACGACGTGCCCGATCCGGACCGGAGCCGGCCGAATTCTGCAGTTGCGGCGCAATGCCGTTGAGGAATCGCGACGGCCGCCGGCCCTGACGCCCGCCCGGAGTGCGGGCCAGCGCCCAGCTCAGCCCGAGGTGCACCCGAGCGCGAGTGACCCCTACATAGAGCAGGCGGCGTTCCTCCTCCACCGGCTCGCTGTCGGGACCGTGCGCGAGCGCGTGCGAGATCGGCAGTGTGTTGTCGGCCAGGCCGACCAGGAACACCGCATCCCACTCCAGACCCTTGGCCGCGTGCAGCGACGCCAACGTCACACCCTGCACCACCGGTGGATGCCGGGCATCGGCCCGCTGGCGCAACTCGGCGACCAGCGCCCGCAGATCCAGTTCCGGACGCACCGCGACCTCTTCGTCGACCAACTCGGCCAACGCCGTCAGCGCCTCCCAGCGTTCGCGGGCCTTCGTACCGGCCGGTGGCTCGGCGGTCAGGCCGAGCGGCTCGAGCAGCTCACGCACGAGGGCGGGCAGGTTGTCCTCGGGGATGTCACGCTCGGCGAAGCGCTGCATGGCCACCAGCGCCTGACGGATCTCCTGGCGGCTGAAGAAGCCCTCGCCACCGCGCACCTGGAAGGCGATCCCGGCCTCGGTGAGCGCCTCCTCATAAACCTCGGACTGCGCGTTGATCCGGTAGAGCACCGCGATCTCGGCCGGCTCCGTTCCGTTTTCGATCAGCTTCTTGATGGAGCGGGCGACGGCGTTGGCCTCGGCGACCTCGTCGGGATATTCGGAGAACGTCGGCTCGGGGCCAGGATCGCGCTGCCCGACCAGGTGCAGCTTGCTGCCGGCCATCCGGCCGCGCGCCGCCGCGATGACCCGGTTGGCCAACGACACCACCTGCGGCGTGGAGCGATAGTCACGCTCGAGGCGCACCACCGCGGCGTCGGGGAAGCGCCGCGAGAAGTCCAGCAGGAAACGCGGGGTGGCCCCGGTGAACGAGTAGATCGTCTGGTTGGCGTCACCGACCACGGTGAGGTCGTCGCGCTCCCCCAGCCAGGCGTCGAGCACCCGCTGCTGCAGGGGGGTGACGTCCTGGTACTCGTCGACGACGAAGCAGCGGTAGCGATCGCGGAATTCCTGGGCGACCGCGGCGTCGTTCTCGATCGCCGCGGCGGTGTGCAGCAGCAGATCGTCGAAATCCAACAACGCCGAGCCGTCCCGTCGAGCTTTGAGCGCCTCGTACCCCGAATAGACCGCCGCGACTTTAGACGCGTCGAACGGGATGTCGCGCCCGGTCTTGGCCACCGCGGTGCTGTAGCCCTCGGGGGTGATCAAAGATGCCTTGGCCCACTCGATTTCACCGGCCAGGTCACGGACGTCGTCGGTGCTGGTCTGCATGCCGGCCCGGTTGGCGGCCTGCGCGACCACGGCGAACTTGCTGTCGAGCAACTCCCAGCCGGTATCCCCGACCAGGCGCGGCCAGAAATACTGCAGCTGCCGGCGCGCCGCGGCGTGAAACGTCACCGCCTGCACCGCAGCGGTGTTCACCCCCGACTCCTGGCCGAGCACCCGCAACCGGCCCCGCATCTCACCGGCGGCCCGCGCGGTGAACGTCACCGCGAGCACTTGGCTGGGGGCGACGTGACCTCCGGCCACCAGGTGCGCGATCCGGCGGGTGATGGTGCGGGTTTTGCCGGTACCCGCACCGGCCAGCACGCACACCGGGCCGCGGGCGGCCAGCACGGCCTCCCGCTGCTCATCGTCCAGATCGCCCAGCGCGGGCGAGGCAGCCTCCAACGGCATGCGCTCCATGATGTCAGGGACCGGTGACAATCCCCGGCCCGGCGTGGCCCGCGTCTACTGCTGCCGGCTCAGCCACTGCTCGAAGGTGGTGGGCGCGATACGTGCCCCCTGGCCCGGCAGCAACGCATTGCCGGCCATCTGCACACCGAACACCGAGGACCACGTCGGCACCAGCGTCACCTCCCGACCGCGCACCGCCAGGGTGCGCCGGGCCATGTCCACCAGGTCCTGGGTCTGCGGGCCGGCCACATCGGTGTAGCGGCCCTGCGGGGCACCCACGACGACCTCGGCGAGCACGGCGGCCACATCGTCGGGATCGATGGGCTGCACCAGCAGCGGCGCGATCGCGGCGCTACCGTCCTGTTCGGTCCAGCCCACCACCATTTCGGCGAAATCGTGGAACTGGGTGGCCGGCACGATCGTCCACGGCACCGGCCCGGCCTCGATCAGCCTCTCCTGCTCACGTTTTCCGGCGTAGTGCGGATTGCCCTCGATGTCGTGGATCCCCACGATCGACAGCAGCACGTGATGCGCCACGCCGGCCCGCTCCTCGGCCGCGAGCAGATTGCGGGTGGCGGCGCCAAGGTAGTGCACCGTGCTGTCCCGATCGGTGGGCGGGGCGCTGATCGCGTCGACCACCGCCTGCACCCCGGTCAAAGCCGCGTCGAGGCCCTCACCGGTGGAGAGGTCCACCCCGTTCGAGCGGCTGATGGCCACCACGTCATGGCCTGCTCCCTGCAGGGCGGCGACCACACGCGCCCCGATGTTTCCCGTAGCTCCGGCAACTGCGATTCGCATGGCTTCTCCGATCCTCGCCGACAGATATCTCGGACTATATAGGTCCGTAATATCTGTAATAAACTACGGGCTGTGAAACTTCCCGTGGCCACCGAGTGGGCGCTGCACTGCGCGACGTCGCTGGCGCAGCTCGAGCCCGGGGCCACCGCATCGGCGGCCGATCTGGCGGAGTACTTCGACCTGCCCGCGGCCTATCTGGCCAAACAGCTGCAAGCGCTGACCCGCGCGGGCGTGCTGGCCGCGACGACCGGCCCGCGCGGCGGCTTCCGGCTCGGGCGGGCACCCACAGACGTCACACTGCTTCAGATCGTCGAGGCCGTCGACGGCGCATCACCGCCGTACGAATGCCGCGAGATCCGGCAGCAGGGCCGCGGCGCCCTACCCGCCGGCTGGTGCCGCCACGAGTGCATCCTGGCGGTGAAGATGGCCGAGGCTCACCAGGCCTGGCGGTCCAGCCTCGACGGCGTCACGCTCGCCGACATCCTCGCCGACATACCCGCCGCGGCGCCGGCCCGCACCCGAAAGTTGTTGGGCCGAAAGGGCTCATAGCAGGAGCTGGCGCAACTCCTCACGACCGCCGGCGTCGAGCGGAAGCAGCGGCGGGCGCGGGGCTCCCACCCCCCGCCCCCGCAGCCCGAGTCCACCCTTGACCGTGGTGGGCAGACCGCCGGCCACGATGAACTCCAGGAAGGGCTTGAGTTCGGTGTATATGGCCTCGGCCTTCGCCCAGTCTCCAGCCTGTGCCGCCGCGTAGAGATCGAGGCACGGCTGCGGCAGCAGGTTCGGCGCCGCGGTACACCAGCCCTTGGCTCCGACCTTGAAGGCCTTGAGAATCATGGGATTACTGCCGTTGTAGAACGGCAACTGGCCGCCGGTGAGCTCGGCCAGGCGCTCCATGCGGGTGATGTCCCCGGTGGATTCCTTGACCATGGTGACGTTGTCGATGTCGGTGAACATCTGGACCAGCAGTTCCGGCCGCATGTCGATGCCGCTGGTGGCTGGGTTGTTGTACACCATGATCGGAATGCCTATCGCGGCACCGATCGCCGCGTAGTGCTGGGCGATTTCCCGTTCGGACAGTTTCCAGTAGGAGATGGGCAGCACCATGACCGCGTCGGCACCGGCCCGCTCGGCATACCGCGCACGACGAATAGTGTTGGCAGTGGTCAGATCTGACGCACCGATGATGACCGGCACCCGACGGTCGACCACCCCGATCGTGGTGTCGATGACGGTATCGAACTCGGCCTCGGTGAGATACGCCGATTCACCGGTGCTGCCGAGCGGGACGATTCCGTGCGCTCCCCCGGTGACCAACCGGTCGACGAGGGCGGCCAGCTTGCCCGTGTCGATCTGGTGATCCTCGGTGAAAGGAGTCACCGGATAGGCGAGAATTCCGTGGATCTCAGTGCTGGAGGGCATGTTTGTGTCCTTCTTTCGTACGGATGAGGGCTGGGACTCGGGATCAACTGGTCAACGCGTCGGGATGATTGCGGAGCGCGCGGCGGGCGTAGTAGGCAAAGTTCGCCTGGCTGCGCTTGGGCCGCAGCGTCCAGTCGTGGGCCTCGCGGGCAAGGCGCGGAGGCAGCTCGGCGATCGTTCCCGCTGCCATGGCGGCCAATTGCAGTTTGGCGCCACGCTCGATCAACATCGCCAGCGAGCACGACTCCTCGATGCTGGCCCCGGCGATTACGTGCCCGTGGTGGGCCAGCAGGATGGCTTTCTTGTCACCCAGTGCGGCACTGATGATCTCGCCTTCTTCGTTGCCGACCGGAACGCCGGGCCAGTCGGCCAGGAAGGCGCAATCGTCATACAGCGGCGCGATGTCCATCTGGGACACCTGCAACGGAACTTCGAGCATCGAAAGCGCGGCGACGTGGAACGGGTGGGTGTGGACGATGCACTGCACATCGGGCCGAGCGCGGTAGATCCAGCTGTGAAATCGGTTGGCGGGATTTGCCATTCCGCCGCCTTCGAGAACGTTCAGATCTTCGTCCACGAGCAGCAGATTGTCCTCGGTGATCTCGTCGAACCCCAAACCCAGGCGCTGTGTGTAGTAGGTGCCCGACTTCTCGGCCCGCGCGGTGATCTGGCCCGCCAGACCTGAGTCGTGGCCGGCATCGAACAAAGCCCGACAGGTAAGGGCGAGCTTCTGTCGCGTCGTCAGCGTTGATTCTTCGATGTGGGCCGACAAGCCATCGAGTGCGCGCTGCATCAGAACTTGTTTCGAATCACCAAGCGTGGTGGTCATCTCGGGATTCCTTTCCGCTTCGGGTTACCGGGGACACAACTCGAACTGTAGGACACATAGTGTCCTGACGTCAACAGTATGGACTCCGCTACGTGCAATCGCGGGTCAATCACGTTTCCTTTATGACACATTGTGTCCTATGATTGGAGGCGTATCGCTCAGACCATCAAGAAGGAGTGGAAAGCCATGAAGAACATCGCAACCTGCACGGCGTTATCTATCGGCGCGGTCGCGAGCTGGCTCACCGCCGGAGCCGCCGTTGCCGCCGCGGCCCCCACCGGCCCGTCGGCAGCCGAAACCATCGCGCGCCTACAGGCCGACGGCAAGCGGGTGATCATCAACAAGGTCGGCAGCGGCCCACTCAGTCAGTGCACCGTGACCGATGTCCGCGCCGTCGTCGTACGCCCGCAAGCCAAGACGGTCACCATTCACGGACTGCCGGATTTCGAACCGATCCCCACCGTGCACGTCAACCTCAAATGCTGAGAGGCCTTCAGCGATTGCGGCTGTACTCGGTGTGCGTGATCACCAGAACCTCGCTCGGCGTGGTTCCCCGCTGCCGCAGTTGGTGCGGCAAGGAGGCATCGAAGTACGCGCAATCGCCGGGTTCCAGGGTGACCAACTCATCCTGGTAGCGCAGCTCCACGACGCCGGCATGGACGAACACCAGCTCCTGCCCGGCGTGTTCCGGATGCGGGTGCTCGGCGAACTTGAGTGTCGGTCGCACGATGAACGGCGACATCGACTTCCCGAGCATCCCGGCGGCCACGGCCTGATACCGGTTGTCACTGCGGTCGCCGGCGCGGTCGACCGACAACGTCGTGACCGCCGGATCCTCGGAGAACAACTGTGCGACATCGACATCGAGCGCACGGGCAACTTTCATCGCAACCGCGATCGACGGGGTGGAGCGCTGCCGTTCGACCTTGGACAGGTAACTCTTGGTCAATCCCGTCGCTTCGGCCAGCTCCTCAAGGGTCATACCCCGCTGTTGGCGCACAGCACGCAGCAGAGCGCTCATGACACCTCCCGCCCACCTCCGACGACGCCCGTTCTACCTATGGTCGCATAGGACAGCGGGTGTCATATCGTCGACATTCCGATTTGTCGGCGGTGAACCGATCACGTGCCGGTGGCGGTGACCAACGCCCACAAGCCGTCGGCTCCGGCGGTAGTGGCGTAGCCCGTCAGGGTCTCGTCCCAGTGCGCCACCGAGCCGTACTCCGACCGCCAGGACAGCGCGGGCATGGTGAACTCATGCAAACGGTGCTCGCGCGTGGTGCCGATCGCACCGTGCACCTGATGAGCGTTGCGCACCACCACCGAGGTCGCATGCCCGACGCACGAACGTGCGACGGCGACAAGGAAATCCAGGTGCGGAGACGACCAGTCCGACCGCAGCGCCTCGGCCAGGGCGCCGTCGGTGGCGGCCCGGGCCAGCGCCGACTCGGCCGCGATGTCGGCCACCAGATGCTGCACGGCCTGGAACTTGGCCAGCGGCCGGCCGAACTGGGTGCGCTCGCCGGCGTGCGCCACCGACAGCGCCAGGATCCGGTCCAGCGCCGCGCACACTTGTACCGCGCGCACCAGCGCGGCCCGGCGGGTGAACTGTGCCACCACGTCATCGGTCACGGGGGTGCCCGACAACGAGGCGAGATCCGCGCTGACCGCGTCGCGGGGTTCCCCCGCGTTGTTGAGGCTCGCGGTGACGGCCAGTGACGCGGTCTCCACATCGGCCACGCGATGGCCCGGGCCGTCGCGCCAGAGCAGCACCACCCGCTGTGCCTCGGCCGCCCAGGGTACGGCCCGCGCGACACCCTGGTCGTCGAGCAGACAGGCGGTACGCCGGGCCTCGTCGACCGCCAGCCCCGCCGTCTCCAACAGCCAACAGGCCAGCAGATCGTGTTCGGCCAGCGGGATTTTCACGCCGTGCCAGGCGGCCGCACGCAATAGTTCGACGGCCTCGGCCCAGCCCGCACCACTGCCACCGGATTCCTCGGATCCGGTGAGCCGGACCAGGCCGAGCTCGTCCAGCCGGCCCCACAATTCAACGATGCCCTCACCGGGCGGGTACTTTTCACGGTGCGCGGCGAACACCGCCGACATCATCTCGATCAGTTCGGCGTCAACAGCGCTCATCAGTCCCGTCTCCTCTTCGCGCAAGCGCTCATCAGTGCCGTCTCCTCTTCGCGCAAGCGCTCATCAGCGCAACCCCAGCCCCCGCGCAATGACCCCACGCAACACCTCGTTGGTCCCGCCACGCAGGGTGAACCCCGGACGTTGCACCACGGCATCGGCCAGCATGGCGCGGTACCCGTCGTCATCGGGCTCACCGAGCACGTCGGCGAAATCGGCGATGTCACCTTCGGTGGAGGTGCCCAGCACCTTCACCACGGCCGCCGCCGTATCGGCCGGTTCATGACGCTCCAACGCGCCGGCGACCGCCATCGACATCTGGTGCAGGCCGGTGAGCCGGGCCAGATAGCGCCCCAGATCGGTGTGGCGGGGCAGGGAGCCGTCACCCATGTGGCTGGCCATGTCGGCCAGCAGCGGGAACGTCGACAGGAACCGCTCGGGCCCGCTGCGTTCGAAGCTCAGCTCCGAGGTCACCTGCTGCCAGCCGTTGCCGATGGTGCCGAACACCATGGCGTCGGGCACGAACACCTCATCGAGGATCACCTCGTTGAAGTGATGCTTGCCGTTCATCGAGATGATGGGCCGGATATCGACGCCGGGAGCGTGCAGATCGACGATGAACTGGCTCAGGCCGTCGTGGCGGTGGGCGGGATCCAACGGCGCGCTACGGGCCAGGCAGATGAACGCATGCGCCAGATGCGCCCCTGAGGTCCACACCTTGGCACCGGTGATCGCCCAACCGCCGTCAACCTGAACGGCCTTGGTGCGCACACTGGCCAGATCCGACCCGGAGTCCGGCTCGGACATGCCGATACCGAAGTAACACTCACCTTTGGCTATGGCGGGCAAGAACTTTCGCCGCTGCTCCTCGGTGCCGTACTTGAG
It encodes:
- a CDS encoding acyl-CoA dehydrogenase family protein, which encodes MSAVDAELIEMMSAVFAAHREKYPPGEGIVELWGRLDELGLVRLTGSEESGGSGAGWAEAVELLRAAAWHGVKIPLAEHDLLACWLLETAGLAVDEARRTACLLDDQGVARAVPWAAEAQRVVLLWRDGPGHRVADVETASLAVTASLNNAGEPRDAVSADLASLSGTPVTDDVVAQFTRRAALVRAVQVCAALDRILALSVAHAGERTQFGRPLAKFQAVQHLVADIAAESALARAATDGALAEALRSDWSSPHLDFLVAVARSCVGHATSVVVRNAHQVHGAIGTTREHRLHEFTMPALSWRSEYGSVAHWDETLTGYATTAGADGLWALVTATGT
- a CDS encoding helix-turn-helix domain-containing protein, with translation MSALLRAVRQQRGMTLEELAEATGLTKSYLSKVERQRSTPSIAVAMKVARALDVDVAQLFSEDPAVTTLSVDRAGDRSDNRYQAVAAGMLGKSMSPFIVRPTLKFAEHPHPEHAGQELVFVHAGVVELRYQDELVTLEPGDCAYFDASLPHQLRQRGTTPSEVLVITHTEYSRNR
- a CDS encoding aldolase: MTTTLGDSKQVLMQRALDGLSAHIEESTLTTRQKLALTCRALFDAGHDSGLAGQITARAEKSGTYYTQRLGLGFDEITEDNLLLVDEDLNVLEGGGMANPANRFHSWIYRARPDVQCIVHTHPFHVAALSMLEVPLQVSQMDIAPLYDDCAFLADWPGVPVGNEEGEIISAALGDKKAILLAHHGHVIAGASIEESCSLAMLIERGAKLQLAAMAAGTIAELPPRLAREAHDWTLRPKRSQANFAYYARRALRNHPDALTS
- a CDS encoding dihydrodipicolinate synthase family protein, which codes for MPSSTEIHGILAYPVTPFTEDHQIDTGKLAALVDRLVTGGAHGIVPLGSTGESAYLTEAEFDTVIDTTIGVVDRRVPVIIGASDLTTANTIRRARYAERAGADAVMVLPISYWKLSEREIAQHYAAIGAAIGIPIMVYNNPATSGIDMRPELLVQMFTDIDNVTMVKESTGDITRMERLAELTGGQLPFYNGSNPMILKAFKVGAKGWCTAAPNLLPQPCLDLYAAAQAGDWAKAEAIYTELKPFLEFIVAGGLPTTVKGGLGLRGRGVGAPRPPLLPLDAGGREELRQLLL
- a CDS encoding RrF2 family transcriptional regulator, whose amino-acid sequence is MKLPVATEWALHCATSLAQLEPGATASAADLAEYFDLPAAYLAKQLQALTRAGVLAATTGPRGGFRLGRAPTDVTLLQIVEAVDGASPPYECREIRQQGRGALPAGWCRHECILAVKMAEAHQAWRSSLDGVTLADILADIPAAAPARTRKLLGRKGS
- a CDS encoding ATP-dependent DNA helicase UvrD2, encoding MERMPLEAASPALGDLDDEQREAVLAARGPVCVLAGAGTGKTRTITRRIAHLVAGGHVAPSQVLAVTFTARAAGEMRGRLRVLGQESGVNTAAVQAVTFHAAARRQLQYFWPRLVGDTGWELLDSKFAVVAQAANRAGMQTSTDDVRDLAGEIEWAKASLITPEGYSTAVAKTGRDIPFDASKVAAVYSGYEALKARRDGSALLDFDDLLLHTAAAIENDAAVAQEFRDRYRCFVVDEYQDVTPLQQRVLDAWLGERDDLTVVGDANQTIYSFTGATPRFLLDFSRRFPDAAVVRLERDYRSTPQVVSLANRVIAAARGRMAGSKLHLVGQRDPGPEPTFSEYPDEVAEANAVARSIKKLIENGTEPAEIAVLYRINAQSEVYEEALTEAGIAFQVRGGEGFFSRQEIRQALVAMQRFAERDIPEDNLPALVRELLEPLGLTAEPPAGTKARERWEALTALAELVDEEVAVRPELDLRALVAELRQRADARHPPVVQGVTLASLHAAKGLEWDAVFLVGLADNTLPISHALAHGPDSEPVEEERRLLYVGVTRARVHLGLSWALARTPGGRQGRRPSRFLNGIAPQLQNSAGSGPDRARRQRGPAPRCRVCNAALTTPPAIMLRRCETCPSDLDEELLSELKEWRLRVSKEMKVPAYVVFTDNTLIAIAESMPADEAALVALPGIGARKLEQYGPDVLELVKGRQNS
- a CDS encoding acyl-CoA dehydrogenase family protein encodes the protein MNMTRLVPPVAGDPHELDELRLQVREFVAEQQRAGKVGRYADSWLTGWDEDFSRALAARGWLGMTVPVEYGGHGRSHQERFVVTEELLAAGAPVGAHWIADRQIVPSLLKYGTEEQRRKFLPAIAKGECYFGIGMSEPDSGSDLASVRTKAVQVDGGWAITGAKVWTSGAHLAHAFICLARSAPLDPAHRHDGLSQFIVDLHAPGVDIRPIISMNGKHHFNEVILDEVFVPDAMVFGTIGNGWQQVTSELSFERSGPERFLSTFPLLADMASHMGDGSLPRHTDLGRYLARLTGLHQMSMAVAGALERHEPADTAAAVVKVLGTSTEGDIADFADVLGEPDDDGYRAMLADAVVQRPGFTLRGGTNEVLRGVIARGLGLR
- a CDS encoding SDR family oxidoreductase, translating into MRIAVAGATGNIGARVVAALQGAGHDVVAISRSNGVDLSTGEGLDAALTGVQAVVDAISAPPTDRDSTVHYLGAATRNLLAAEERAGVAHHVLLSIVGIHDIEGNPHYAGKREQERLIEAGPVPWTIVPATQFHDFAEMVVGWTEQDGSAAIAPLLVQPIDPDDVAAVLAEVVVGAPQGRYTDVAGPQTQDLVDMARRTLAVRGREVTLVPTWSSVFGVQMAGNALLPGQGARIAPTTFEQWLSRQQ